A section of the Penaeus chinensis breed Huanghai No. 1 chromosome 17, ASM1920278v2, whole genome shotgun sequence genome encodes:
- the LOC125034067 gene encoding glutamate receptor ionotropic, delta-2-like, protein MTYRLEKSGADINFMLPISHVKDRIMGLLVCEAISSSCNTTTQIYCCTDDTIDQSKAKMDPPPMSCAALLLFCLLARLGQGTSTETEPRTTPPAEATATLNRFTYQDTSLSEASVSPSLDELLKAIIENELQDCDLVLVHDESNEYESQLTHLLDLSSVRRLVRVNTPQDLRLALRAESRCAAYLILLGDHAHLLDLSQSQDEGWNYKGIFVVTGFSMAELELLSASPKGRRTKHILGLVKTGPGGDWALYANQFHQERPFALLTSWRGGRLATAARMLRQEKLADLRGAVLKVATFAWEPNVFYARDEEGASRYGVDIDVVKVLGQVLNFSIEFVEPPRGMADVYMPPVSLQPCLNQCASVGELWGDERSNGSWSGMMGMLQTGSADLGAASIYVSITRAAVVDFTAPYDSRLSCFMARTEPPLPRWQALAFPFQLWTWLALLLALALNAVFLYAIARGGSALGPEIGALSSLASCLYYTFGLHCDAPQARLPLRPSAQLTVGMLWLYVTILTASYSTNLTAFIIVSRPPASIETVEELRKAGLEVAGLGDFYRVALASAGEANLQALTQTYEGHKSVETILPKVLDGRGVFLQNSAYIEYVTASRFTRKGVAATRMMKECFAPYSIALAVQRHSPLKEEIDKVLGRLRDSGLIRHYFLQSLRRAAADQDTRGGADEAVDSGVIPLTLDHLQGIFLVACLGWGASVAAFLGELLMGRKRRRRRRRKGEEDI, encoded by the exons atgacatatcgccttgagaagtcaggcgCAG ATATAAATTTTATGCTTCCTATATCGCATGTTAAGGACCGAATTATGGGACTTTTAGTATGTGAAGCTATTAGTTcatcgt GTAACACCACAACACAGATCTATTGCTGTACGGATGATACAATTGACCAGAGT AAGGCGAAAATGGACCCCCCGCCGATGTCCTGTGCGGCCCTGCTCCTGTTTTGCCTCCTCGCTCGCCTCGGCCAAGGAACCTCGACGGAAACCGAGCCAAGGACAACCCCTCCTGCCGAAGCCACTGCCACGCTGAACCGATTCACGTACCAGGATACAAGTCTTTCAGAAGCTTCAGTCTCCCCTTCCTTAGATGAACTCCTGAAGGCGATAATAGAAAACGAGCTGCAGGACTGTGACTTGGTCCTTGTTCACGATGAGTCTAATGAGTACGAGTCGCAGCTTACTCACCTTCTAGACCTCAGCAGTGTTCGAAGG CTGGTGCGCGTCAACACCCCGCAGGACCTCCGGCTGGCGTTGAGGGCGGAGTCACGGTGCGCCGCCTACCTGATCCTCCTCGGTGACCACGCCCACCTCCTCGATCTCAGCCAATCACAGGACGAAGGGTGGAACTACAAGGGCAT ATTTGTAGTAACGGGTTTCTCAATGGCGGAACTGGAGCTTTTGTCCGCCTCTCCGAAAGGCAGAAGGACAAAGCACATCTTGGGTTTAGTGAAG ACGGGTCCAGGGGGCGACTGGGCTCTTTATGCGAACCAGTTTCACCAAGAGCGACCTTTCGCCCTTCTGACTTCTTGGAGAGGCGGGCGACTCGCGACGGCGGCGAGGATGCTGCGTCAGGAGAAGCTGGCTGATCTCCGAGGCGCTGTCCTGAAG GTGGCAACGTTTGCGTGGGAGCCAAACGTGTTCTACGCGCGCGACGAAGAGGGCGCGTCCCGCTACGGCGTCGACATCGACGTCGTGAAGGTCTTGGGTCAGGTCCTGAACTTCTCCATCGAGTTCGTGGAGCCCCCTCGAGGTATGGCAGACGTGTATATGCCTCC tGTATCTCTGCAACCATGTTTGAATCAGTGTGCCTCTGTCG gAGAGCTGTGGGGCGACGAGCGCAGCAACGGGTCGTGGTCGGGCATGATGGGTATGCTGCAGACGGGCTCCGCTGACCTGGGGGCGGCCAGCATATACGTGTCCATCACAAGGGCTGCGGTTGTGGACTTCACGGCGCCCTATGACTCCAGG ctcaGTTGCTTCATGGCCCGGACGGAGCCTCCTCTTCCCCGCTGGCAAGCCCTGGCCTTCCCCTTCCAGCTGTGGACTTGGCTGGCACTCCTGCTGGCACTGGCCCTCAACGCCGTCTTCCTGTATGCCATTGCGAGGGGCGGCAGTGCGCT CGGCCCCGAGATCGGCGCCCTGTCCAGCCTCGCGTCCTGCCTCTACTACACCTTCGGCCTGCACTGCGACGCCCCCCAAGCCCGCCTTCCTTTGCGTCCTTCCGCCCAGCTGACGGTCGGGATGCTGTGGCTGTACGTCACGATCCTCACGGCCTCCTACTCCACCAACCTCACGGCCTTCATCATCGTGAGTCGGCCGCCGGCAAGTATCGAGACGGTGGAGGAGCTGCGGAAGGCGGGGCTGGAGGTGGCAGGCCTCGGGGACTTCTACAGGGTGGCCCTTGCCTCGGCGGGGGAGGCGAACCTGCAG GCCCTGACCCAAACCTACGAAGGCCACAAGTCAGTGGAGACGATCCTGCCCAAGGTGCTCGATGGCCGCGGCGTGTTCCTGCAGAACAGCGCCTACATCGAGTACGTCACCGCCTCCAGGTTCACTCGCAAGGGCGTGGCAGCGACGAGGATGATGAAG gAGTGCTTCGCGCCCTACAGCATCGCCCTGGCCGTCCAGAGGCACTCGCCGCTCAAGGAGGAGATCGACAAGGTCCTCGGGAGGCTGAGGGACAGTGGACTCATTCGCCACTACTTCCTGCAGTCTCTCAGGCGTGCGGCGGCAGACCAG GACACGAGAGGAGGCGCTGACGAAGCCGTAGACAGCGGGGTCATCCCTCTGACCTTGGACCATCTTCAGGGCATTTTCCTTGTGGCTTGTCTTGGCTGGGGAGCCTCCGTGGCAGCCTTCCTTGGGGAGCTtttgatggggaggaagaggaggaggaggaggaggaggaagggcgaggaggacaTTTAG